A genomic region of Chelonia mydas isolate rCheMyd1 chromosome 9, rCheMyd1.pri.v2, whole genome shotgun sequence contains the following coding sequences:
- the C9H2orf72 gene encoding uncharacterized protein C2orf72 homolog isoform X2, with protein MEGESPGRGEQALQELQALVELVGGKPGVLLVGEVLEAGETRALLGDFAQELFGEQPGPAAGSGGQPRGKPAPQVRVCLGPGGAAGREIRSPLIFLLCRAGSLQPGRARDRLREIARDLRSRLPRGPPAALVGVIVQPGPGQEEAAAAPRLLEALLGEVFQGGRRGAGLRDTVQAAAYSPGRPGGTLEVRRAACRALRAALQHRAGGEEREKRRFPSLLRCIPWGRRSQRRGRSAKAANNLHEAFPDLSSLRNGRSGEDLEPESPL; from the exons ATGGAGGGGGAGTCCCCGGGGCGCGGGGAGCAGGCGCTGCAGGAGCTCCAGGCGCTGGTGGAGCTGGTCGGGGGGAAGCCCGGGGTGCTGCTGGTCGGGGAGGTGCTGGAAGCGGGGGAGACCCGGGCGCTGCTGGGGGATTTTGCCCAGGAGCTCTTCGGGGAGCAGCCCGGGCCCGCGGCGGGCAGCGGGGGGCAGCCCCGAGGGAAGCCGGCTCCCCAGGTCCGGGTGTGCCTCGGCCCCGGCGGCGCGGCCGGCCGGGAGATCCGCTCCCCGCTCATCTTCCTGCTGTGCCGGGCCGGCTCCCTGCAGCCGGGGCGGGCCCGGGACCGGCTGCGGGAGATCGCGCGGGACCTGCGGAGCCGGCTGCCCCGGGGCCCGCCGGCCGCCCTGGTGGGGGTGATCGTGCAGCCCGGCCCCGGccaggaggaggcggcggcggcgccgcGGCTGCTGGAGGCGCTGCTCGGCGAGGTCTTCCAGGGAGGGCGGCGCGGGGCCGGGCTGCGGGACACGGTGCAAGCGGCCGCCTACAGCCCCGGCCGCCCGGGCGGGACGCTGGAGGTCCGGAGAGCCGCCTGCCGGGCCCTGCGGGCGGCCCTGCAGCACCGAGCAG gtggggaggagagagagaagcggagattcccctccctcctgcggTGCATcccctggggcaggaggagccagAGAAGAGGCCGTTCGGCTAAAGCTGCCAACAACCTTCATGAGG CATTCCCAGATCTTTCCAGTCTAAGGAATGGTCGATCGGGAGAAGATTTGGAACCTGAATCACCCCTATGA
- the C9H2orf72 gene encoding uncharacterized protein C2orf72 homolog isoform X1, whose translation MEGESPGRGEQALQELQALVELVGGKPGVLLVGEVLEAGETRALLGDFAQELFGEQPGPAAGSGGQPRGKPAPQVRVCLGPGGAAGREIRSPLIFLLCRAGSLQPGRARDRLREIARDLRSRLPRGPPAALVGVIVQPGPGQEEAAAAPRLLEALLGEVFQGGRRGAGLRDTVQAAAYSPGRPGGTLEVRRAACRALRAALQHRAGGEEREKRRFPSLLRCIPWGRRSQRRGRSAKAANNLHEGGLQDPEEGVALTGMSLNGNCEEAGRGTGA comes from the exons ATGGAGGGGGAGTCCCCGGGGCGCGGGGAGCAGGCGCTGCAGGAGCTCCAGGCGCTGGTGGAGCTGGTCGGGGGGAAGCCCGGGGTGCTGCTGGTCGGGGAGGTGCTGGAAGCGGGGGAGACCCGGGCGCTGCTGGGGGATTTTGCCCAGGAGCTCTTCGGGGAGCAGCCCGGGCCCGCGGCGGGCAGCGGGGGGCAGCCCCGAGGGAAGCCGGCTCCCCAGGTCCGGGTGTGCCTCGGCCCCGGCGGCGCGGCCGGCCGGGAGATCCGCTCCCCGCTCATCTTCCTGCTGTGCCGGGCCGGCTCCCTGCAGCCGGGGCGGGCCCGGGACCGGCTGCGGGAGATCGCGCGGGACCTGCGGAGCCGGCTGCCCCGGGGCCCGCCGGCCGCCCTGGTGGGGGTGATCGTGCAGCCCGGCCCCGGccaggaggaggcggcggcggcgccgcGGCTGCTGGAGGCGCTGCTCGGCGAGGTCTTCCAGGGAGGGCGGCGCGGGGCCGGGCTGCGGGACACGGTGCAAGCGGCCGCCTACAGCCCCGGCCGCCCGGGCGGGACGCTGGAGGTCCGGAGAGCCGCCTGCCGGGCCCTGCGGGCGGCCCTGCAGCACCGAGCAG gtggggaggagagagagaagcggagattcccctccctcctgcggTGCATcccctggggcaggaggagccagAGAAGAGGCCGTTCGGCTAAAGCTGCCAACAACCTTCATGAGG GTGGCCTGCAGGACCCCGAGGAGGGAGTGGCTCTGACAGGCATGTCGCTTAACGGAAACTGTGAAGAAGCAGGCAGAGGCACAGGTGCTTAG